A stretch of DNA from Aliarcobacter thereius LMG 24486:
TAATTATATTCACTCTATAAAGACAAAAGATGGATATATAAAAAAAGAAGATTTGGATTTTTCTTATAGACATACAAATATAAATACAATTATTTATGAAGTAGTTTTCCAAAAAGAGCTAGGCTTTAGCAAAGAAAGACAAGATGAATTTGTGAAGATGAGAGACAATCAACCAAATATTGCAAGTGCTGGAAGCTGTTTTAAAAATCCAAAAAATGATTTTGCAGGAAGAGTTATAGAAGCTGTTGGATTAAAAGGATATAGAATTGGAGATATGGAGTTTTCAAATACTCATGCAAACTTCTTAGTAAATCATGGAAATGGTACATTTGAAGATGCAATTTCTTTGATAAATCTTGCAAAACAAAAAGTAAAAGAACAATTTAACATAGAATTAGAAACCGAGATTATAGTTTTTTCTTAAATATTATCTCTTATGCTGTTAAAGAAGTTTCTCATTCAAAAATTATAAATTTAGATTTTTAATATGAAAAAAGATTTAAAAATCACTTATCTAAAAAACCAATGAAGTTTTTAAAGAAGTGATAATTGAAGATATTGGCTTTAGAGGAGATATCTATTAATATTTATTAAATTCTTTATTCTCAATCCATTTTTAATCTCATATATTTACATTATTTAAAATTAAAGTTAAACAAAGGTTAATTAAACTAGTATTAAGAAAAGTAATTATTTTAAAGGGGTTTTTGATATGATTATAAATACAAGTGCATCTTCATTTAGCTCACAAAGTGGAATTAAAGTAACACAACACAATAATTCTTCAAATAACTC
This window harbors:
- a CDS encoding UDP-N-acetylmuramate dehydrogenase, producing the protein MENYFKTIDFKRYSSIHIGSQKEVLVINQISDYEDYQIIGRGNNLLISPDCNKKFAILGENFDYIEEKENLIYVGCATSSGKLLTYTRKNNIANLEFLAKLPGNLGGLVKMNAGLKSWEIFNYIHSIKTKDGYIKKEDLDFSYRHTNINTIIYEVVFQKELGFSKERQDEFVKMRDNQPNIASAGSCFKNPKNDFAGRVIEAVGLKGYRIGDMEFSNTHANFLVNHGNGTFEDAISLINLAKQKVKEQFNIELETEIIVFS